The proteins below come from a single Halostagnicola larsenii XH-48 genomic window:
- a CDS encoding THUMP domain-containing protein has translation MYFLELGGEDDRFAAREAASAAADVSRIAPGIAVARGLAPERVRGLAYTHRASELLGRTDATLESARALLETATLEREGSVAVRATDIRGSSGVSTTEVERTLGGVLVDRGFSVDLEEPDHVLRAAFSVGELESGDDLEPILAGETRGDSSTTPQSERVSVCALGWLTAESVRDFGSRAPTDKPFFQPGSMDPLLARAVANVAGAREGRQILDPMCGTGGVLVEAGLVGADVVGTDAQEKMARGACTNLEHFLDDPTESPTGTPRGSWHVGRGDATRLPLADDSVDGVVFDAPYGRQSKIETHRLEDLVSGALAEARRVAPRAVVVADRSWLSEARAAGWELEAAFERRVHRSLTRYVLVLE, from the coding sequence GTGTACTTCCTCGAGTTGGGCGGAGAGGACGACCGGTTCGCAGCGCGGGAAGCGGCGAGCGCGGCGGCCGATGTCAGCCGAATCGCCCCGGGAATTGCCGTCGCACGCGGTCTCGCCCCGGAGCGGGTCCGCGGGCTTGCGTACACCCACCGGGCGAGTGAACTCCTCGGTCGAACCGACGCCACGCTCGAGAGCGCTCGCGCGTTGCTCGAGACGGCGACGCTCGAGCGCGAGGGCTCGGTCGCCGTCCGGGCGACCGATATCCGGGGTTCGAGCGGCGTCTCCACCACGGAAGTCGAGCGAACCCTCGGCGGCGTGCTGGTCGACCGCGGTTTTTCGGTCGACCTCGAGGAACCGGATCACGTCCTCCGGGCGGCGTTTTCGGTGGGCGAACTCGAAAGTGGTGACGACCTCGAGCCGATACTGGCCGGGGAGACGCGAGGAGACTCGAGTACGACGCCACAGAGTGAACGCGTCTCGGTCTGTGCGCTCGGCTGGCTCACCGCCGAAAGCGTCCGCGATTTCGGGTCGCGTGCGCCGACGGACAAACCGTTCTTCCAGCCCGGCAGCATGGATCCGCTGCTCGCTCGAGCCGTCGCGAACGTCGCCGGGGCCCGCGAGGGTCGACAGATTCTGGACCCGATGTGCGGAACCGGCGGCGTCCTCGTCGAAGCGGGGCTCGTCGGCGCTGACGTCGTCGGGACCGACGCCCAGGAGAAGATGGCTCGCGGCGCGTGTACGAACCTTGAGCACTTTCTGGACGACCCGACCGAGTCGCCGACCGGTACACCTCGCGGGTCGTGGCACGTGGGTCGCGGCGACGCGACCAGACTGCCGCTGGCCGACGATTCGGTCGACGGCGTCGTCTTCGACGCTCCCTACGGCCGCCAGTCGAAAATCGAGACGCACCGACTCGAGGACCTCGTCTCGGGCGCGCTCGCCGAAGCCCGCCGGGTCGCCCCCCGCGCCGTCGTCGTCGCCGACCGCTCGTGGCTCAGCGAGGCCAGAGCGGCGGGCTGGGAACTCGAGGCGGCCTTCGAGCGGCGGGTGCACCGGTCGCTGACGCGGTACGTGTTGGTACTCGAATAA
- a CDS encoding TATA-box-binding protein: MTDPKDTINIENVVASTGIGQELDLQSVAMDLEGADYDPEQFPGLVYRTQNPKSAALIFRSGKIVCTGAKSTDDVHESLRIVFDKLRELQIQVNEDPEIVVQNIVTSADLGRNLNLNAIAIGLGLENIEYEPEQFPGLVYRLDDPDVVALLFGSGKLVITGGKQPVDAEHAVDKIVSRLEDLGLLE; encoded by the coding sequence ATGACGGATCCGAAGGACACCATCAATATCGAAAACGTGGTGGCGTCGACCGGCATCGGGCAAGAACTCGACCTCCAGAGCGTCGCGATGGACCTCGAGGGGGCCGACTACGATCCCGAGCAGTTCCCCGGTCTCGTCTACCGAACCCAGAATCCCAAGTCCGCCGCGTTGATTTTCCGGTCGGGGAAGATCGTCTGCACCGGCGCGAAAAGCACCGACGACGTTCACGAAAGTCTCCGTATCGTCTTCGACAAGCTTCGTGAACTCCAGATTCAGGTGAACGAGGATCCGGAAATCGTCGTCCAGAACATCGTCACCTCGGCCGACCTCGGCCGGAATCTGAACCTGAACGCGATCGCGATCGGCCTCGGCCTCGAGAACATCGAGTACGAACCCGAGCAGTTCCCGGGACTCGTCTATCGACTCGACGATCCGGACGTCGTCGCCCTGCTCTTTGGCTCCGGAAAACTCGTCATTACCGGCGGCAAGCAGCCGGTCGACGCCGAACACGCGGTCGACAAAATCGTCTCCCGGCTCGAGGACCTCGGCCTGCTCGAGTAA
- a CDS encoding DUF7344 domain-containing protein, whose protein sequence is MKIPHPTTDRVSPSTAEPGLESLTLDTLQSVLSSRRRRAIIRYVLAAGESVTVHQLVRALSESENDPTFETTFLERCQRVHDSLSQTHLPTLEEYGIVEYEPGTGRVSPAAHLLTLEPYVGRGPIGGDS, encoded by the coding sequence ATGAAGATTCCACACCCGACCACGGATCGAGTGTCGCCCTCCACGGCGGAGCCAGGACTCGAGAGTCTCACCCTCGATACCCTCCAAAGCGTCCTGAGCAGTCGTCGGCGTCGTGCGATCATCCGGTACGTCCTCGCGGCCGGCGAGTCCGTTACCGTCCACCAGCTCGTGCGGGCGCTTTCCGAATCGGAGAACGACCCGACCTTCGAGACGACCTTCCTCGAGCGCTGTCAGCGAGTCCACGACTCGCTCTCGCAGACGCACCTCCCGACGCTCGAGGAGTACGGTATCGTCGAGTACGAACCCGGAACCGGTCGCGTCTCCCCTGCAGCACACCTGTTGACCCTCGAACCGTACGTCGGTCGCGGACCGATCGGCGGCGATTCGTAG